A window from Chitinophaga filiformis encodes these proteins:
- a CDS encoding universal stress protein — protein MKKILAVVDSLNYKEEQLDTIEYVSGILKSNLTIVMPQEINGSSFLTSSDFAANAPASYFELGIRASREKDDIIKHNTTAMRMACQARNLFCAMYGDRAATPEEIILESRFADLVLLGKELSLHLQFDNGPTGSVRNVLANAECPVLVTSEDMPAVKGVVFTYNGTYSSMYAIRSFTGMFPEIVTQHATVIYINEKENKAMPHERLLREYLGAYNRNISYMTLSGKADTVIQAYLEQKPDHITTLGAHGRSRLSRFFNSSTAGYILRTTKGPLFITHE, from the coding sequence ATGAAGAAGATACTCGCTGTTGTTGATTCGCTTAACTACAAAGAAGAACAACTTGATACGATAGAATATGTCTCCGGGATATTAAAAAGTAATCTCACCATTGTAATGCCACAGGAAATAAACGGCAGCTCCTTCCTTACCTCGTCCGACTTTGCCGCCAACGCACCGGCAAGCTATTTTGAGCTGGGGATAAGAGCATCCCGGGAAAAGGACGACATCATCAAACACAATACAACCGCTATGCGGATGGCATGCCAGGCACGGAACCTGTTCTGCGCAATGTATGGTGACAGGGCCGCTACTCCGGAAGAGATCATACTCGAAAGCCGCTTTGCCGACCTGGTATTGCTGGGAAAAGAGCTGTCCCTCCACCTGCAGTTTGACAACGGCCCGACAGGATCTGTCAGGAATGTACTCGCAAATGCAGAATGCCCGGTGCTTGTTACGTCGGAAGATATGCCGGCAGTAAAGGGCGTTGTTTTCACTTATAATGGCACGTATTCTTCTATGTACGCTATCAGGTCATTTACAGGTATGTTTCCCGAAATTGTAACGCAACATGCAACGGTGATCTATATAAATGAAAAAGAGAATAAGGCCATGCCACATGAAAGGTTATTGAGAGAGTACCTGGGCGCTTATAACCGGAATATCTCTTACATGACCCTGTCGGGCAAAGCCGATACCGTAATACAGGCATACCTGGAACAAAAACCGGATCATATCACCACCCTGGGGGCGCATGGCAGAAGCAGGTTATCCCGTTTCTTTAACAGCAGCACCGCAGGGTATATACTCCGCACAACAAAAGGACCGCTATTCATTACCCATGAATGA
- a CDS encoding 1-phosphofructokinase family hexose kinase codes for MILTITMNPALDKSTTVDKLFPEKKLRCAAPVTEAGGGGINVSKAIRELGGESIAFYPAGGANGARLQEILTAAGIRSAVVPLKGETRENITVTELSHNQQFRFVMPGPTLDKEDVERCLAAIEAIQPVPNIIVASGSLPPGVPGDFLAQLAALCRRKGAKLIADTSGEPLLQAAGKGIYLLKPNMSELCSLAGKEYLELDSVTEEARKVIDKGYCEVLVISMGPAGALLVTKEMSERISAPAVKKRTAVGAGDSMVGGMAWMLDKGEPLLTAAKFGVACGTAATMNAGTQLFKKEDAYRLYEWIGH; via the coding sequence ATGATCCTGACAATAACAATGAACCCTGCACTTGACAAAAGCACTACTGTCGATAAATTATTCCCCGAGAAAAAACTCCGCTGTGCAGCACCAGTCACAGAAGCCGGCGGTGGCGGTATCAATGTCAGTAAGGCCATCAGGGAACTGGGGGGAGAAAGTATAGCGTTCTACCCTGCCGGCGGCGCCAATGGCGCAAGATTGCAGGAAATACTCACAGCAGCGGGCATCCGCAGTGCCGTGGTACCATTGAAGGGAGAAACAAGAGAGAACATCACTGTTACGGAGCTCAGTCACAATCAGCAATTCCGCTTTGTTATGCCGGGCCCCACGCTCGACAAAGAAGATGTAGAAAGATGTCTTGCCGCTATCGAAGCCATACAACCGGTACCCAACATCATTGTAGCCAGCGGTAGTCTGCCGCCTGGTGTACCCGGCGATTTTCTTGCACAGCTGGCGGCACTCTGCAGGCGTAAGGGGGCAAAACTGATCGCCGACACATCCGGAGAACCATTGCTGCAGGCGGCGGGGAAAGGCATTTACCTGTTGAAGCCCAACATGTCTGAACTATGCAGCCTGGCGGGTAAAGAATACCTGGAACTGGATAGTGTAACGGAAGAAGCCAGGAAGGTGATTGATAAAGGCTATTGTGAAGTGCTGGTGATCTCTATGGGACCTGCCGGCGCACTGCTGGTCACCAAAGAGATGAGTGAACGGATCAGCGCTCCGGCCGTAAAGAAGCGTACTGCTGTGGGTGCAGGCGACAGCATGGTAGGTGGTATGGCCTGGATGCTGGACAAGGGCGAGCCTTTACTGACGGCCGCGAAATTTGGTGTGGCCTGCGGCACCGCTGCTACCATGAACGCAGGCACACAGCTCTTCAAAAAAGAAGACGCGTACCGGCTGTATGAATGGATCGGGCACTGA
- the glgP gene encoding alpha-glucan family phosphorylase, translated as MNPAGNAFLSPDYIFEISWEVCNKVGGIHTVLSTKAQLLQEKLKDHYITIGPDLTKTGGQQPAFLEDRSLFPLWQEQAGKEGLRIRTGRWDIPGKPITILVDFSPLYSHKNEIFGDLWNRFRLDSLTGQWDYIDPALFGYAAGQIIACFYKLHLNATDRIIAQFHEWMTGAGILYLEKNVPQVATVFTTHATVLGRTLAGSGQPFYNIADKVDAAAQAGNFQVSAKYSLEKTSATTADCFTCVSETTARECRSFLGKYPDYVTPNGFDTGIVPVNDYEDKRKQARAIVLKVAGAVVKETLPEDSLLIIKSGRYEFHNKGIDVFIDALSLLQQETLPKTVVALLFIPAGHTGPREVLLEHAHPPAAHTPEDNILTHNLYAADKDAIIRRMKERGLNNAPGTKLRVIYAPVYLDGQDGIFNLSYYDMLPAFDLAVFPSYYEPWGYTPMESMAFHIPSLTTSLSGFGIAVKALPENQRNGVSVIDRRDADMQEAPKAIASFVRSFLQLGPAAVADMRNSARALSLHFTWEKLIGRYYEAYNLALHKSRQREGLFRDKQQTLPAEAYAGISAQPLWREINISPSFPPGLEALRQLSRNVWWSWTPAARELFRSIDPVLWYECHEDAIRMLSHLNYEKLDALTGNNDFMQRLHKLDEQFDLYRHQPLEAGPSVAYFCMEYALLSAFRIYSGGLGVLAGDFLKTASDMQVRMIAIGLFYREGYFRQQFSDDGRQVAVAEQLDPSLLPFEEVRDCKGNPAQVSLAFPGRTVYAKAWKVQVGKTSLYLLDTDVPENSTEDRRITSRLYPSEKELRLQQEILLGVGGIKLLQALNLTIDVYHCNEGHAAFLVLERIRQLIYRDHLSFEDAFEIVKASLLFTTHTSVPAAMDTFDETLLRAYFSGLAEGCYIGWQQLMALGKADERDTPGDFSMFRLAARAAQEINAVSRVHQGVSAKLLQPLWTGYQPDELPLRHITNGVHLPTWVAPEWQDLYREYDIDLQSGKGHWERLNEVPETRIWEIRSKLKHAMTERLQQLLQQQQMRHHSAPEQVAALLTALHPQAMYIGMARRFTPYKRTTLLFHDPEQLKKIIGNEQQPVIFIFSGKAHPADMEGVGMLQQVISNAAGATTHTHIIFLEDYDIDIARLLVQGVDLWLNFPVRGKEASGTSGMKALVNGVLNFSTQDGWWAEQYNPESGWALATQSLYPEEDKQYALDAAEVYSMLQHEIIPMYFRRNQQDIPLEWVARIKRAIILSGQPVSMNRMMNEYITCYNKLSERLVSLRENNYTLARELVAWKEKIRKGWDSVEIIAVSPAKSLLAVKTAGEHLEAAVTLNPGILTADDIGVEIIFTARQRNENLMFKHELQLCGQGRNEATYASNIPLLHSGEYTYTFRVFPKNHFLYHRTDMPLVKWT; from the coding sequence ATGAACCCTGCAGGCAATGCGTTCCTGTCTCCCGATTATATATTCGAAATAAGCTGGGAAGTATGTAATAAAGTAGGTGGTATCCATACCGTATTAAGCACGAAAGCCCAATTGCTGCAGGAGAAGCTGAAAGACCATTATATCACGATCGGTCCTGACCTCACCAAAACAGGGGGACAGCAGCCGGCATTCCTCGAAGACAGGTCCCTCTTCCCCTTATGGCAGGAACAGGCAGGAAAAGAAGGCCTGCGTATCCGTACAGGGCGCTGGGACATACCGGGCAAACCCATTACCATTCTTGTTGATTTCAGCCCCTTATACAGCCATAAGAACGAAATTTTCGGCGATCTCTGGAACAGGTTCAGACTGGACTCGCTCACCGGGCAATGGGACTATATAGACCCCGCATTGTTCGGTTATGCCGCGGGCCAGATCATCGCCTGTTTTTATAAGCTCCACCTCAACGCTACCGATAGGATCATTGCACAGTTCCACGAATGGATGACCGGCGCAGGCATCCTCTACCTGGAAAAGAATGTGCCCCAGGTGGCAACCGTCTTTACCACACATGCAACAGTACTGGGCCGTACCCTGGCCGGCAGCGGACAGCCCTTTTACAATATCGCCGACAAGGTCGATGCGGCCGCACAGGCGGGAAACTTCCAGGTAAGCGCCAAATATTCCCTGGAAAAGACCTCCGCTACCACCGCCGACTGCTTTACCTGCGTCAGCGAAACAACAGCAAGGGAGTGCCGCAGCTTCCTGGGCAAGTACCCGGATTATGTAACACCCAACGGTTTCGATACCGGTATAGTACCTGTGAATGATTATGAGGATAAAAGAAAACAGGCCAGGGCCATCGTCCTGAAAGTGGCGGGCGCCGTAGTGAAGGAAACGCTTCCGGAAGACAGCCTGCTGATCATCAAAAGCGGCCGTTATGAATTCCATAACAAGGGTATTGACGTCTTCATAGACGCATTATCATTGTTACAGCAGGAAACGCTGCCAAAGACCGTGGTAGCCCTGCTGTTCATCCCTGCCGGCCATACAGGGCCCAGGGAAGTACTGCTGGAACATGCCCATCCGCCGGCAGCGCATACGCCTGAAGACAATATACTGACGCATAACCTGTATGCCGCCGATAAAGACGCTATCATCCGCCGTATGAAAGAACGCGGGCTCAATAATGCACCAGGTACAAAGCTCCGGGTGATCTATGCACCCGTTTATCTTGATGGTCAGGACGGCATTTTCAATCTCAGCTACTACGATATGCTGCCGGCTTTTGACCTGGCTGTATTTCCCTCTTATTATGAGCCCTGGGGTTATACGCCCATGGAAAGCATGGCATTTCATATCCCCTCCCTGACAACATCATTGTCAGGTTTTGGAATTGCAGTAAAAGCACTCCCCGAAAACCAGCGGAATGGAGTTAGCGTGATAGACAGACGTGATGCAGACATGCAGGAGGCGCCGAAGGCAATTGCCTCCTTCGTCCGCTCCTTTCTCCAACTGGGGCCTGCAGCGGTGGCCGACATGCGCAACAGCGCCAGGGCACTGAGCCTGCATTTCACATGGGAAAAACTGATCGGAAGATATTATGAGGCCTATAACCTGGCATTACATAAAAGCAGGCAACGGGAAGGGCTTTTCCGCGATAAACAACAAACATTGCCTGCAGAAGCATATGCTGGCATCAGCGCCCAGCCACTATGGCGGGAAATAAATATCTCTCCCTCCTTCCCGCCGGGACTTGAAGCGCTCCGGCAGCTGAGCCGGAACGTATGGTGGAGCTGGACGCCCGCAGCCAGGGAACTGTTCCGCAGCATAGACCCTGTGCTATGGTATGAATGTCATGAAGACGCCATCAGGATGCTGAGCCATCTCAATTATGAAAAGCTGGACGCATTGACCGGGAACAATGATTTCATGCAGCGCTTACACAAACTGGATGAACAGTTTGACCTGTACAGGCACCAGCCCCTGGAGGCCGGTCCTTCAGTAGCTTACTTCTGTATGGAATACGCCTTGCTGTCTGCCTTCAGGATCTATTCCGGCGGACTCGGTGTGCTGGCGGGCGATTTCCTCAAAACGGCCAGCGACATGCAGGTCCGGATGATAGCCATAGGCCTCTTTTACCGGGAGGGCTATTTCAGGCAGCAGTTCTCTGACGACGGCCGGCAAGTGGCCGTGGCTGAGCAGCTGGACCCCTCACTGCTTCCTTTTGAAGAGGTGAGAGATTGTAAAGGCAATCCTGCTCAGGTATCCCTGGCCTTCCCCGGAAGGACCGTCTACGCAAAAGCCTGGAAAGTACAGGTGGGCAAGACCAGCCTGTACCTGCTGGATACTGACGTACCGGAGAACAGCACTGAAGACCGCAGGATCACGTCCAGGCTGTACCCCTCAGAGAAAGAACTGCGGCTGCAACAGGAAATACTCCTGGGTGTCGGAGGCATTAAACTACTCCAGGCGCTTAACCTGACCATTGACGTCTATCACTGTAATGAAGGGCATGCGGCCTTCCTGGTACTGGAAAGGATAAGACAACTCATTTACCGGGATCACCTTTCTTTTGAAGACGCTTTTGAAATAGTAAAGGCTTCGCTGCTATTCACCACGCATACTTCCGTGCCGGCAGCGATGGACACATTTGACGAAACACTGCTGCGTGCTTATTTTTCCGGGCTGGCGGAAGGCTGCTATATCGGCTGGCAGCAATTGATGGCCCTGGGAAAAGCAGATGAACGTGATACACCGGGCGATTTTTCCATGTTCCGCCTGGCGGCAAGAGCTGCGCAGGAGATCAACGCTGTAAGCCGCGTGCACCAGGGAGTATCGGCCAAACTATTGCAACCGCTCTGGACAGGTTACCAACCCGACGAGCTGCCCCTGCGGCACATCACCAATGGAGTACATCTCCCTACCTGGGTGGCGCCTGAATGGCAGGATCTGTACCGCGAATACGATATCGATCTGCAGTCGGGCAAAGGACATTGGGAACGCCTTAATGAGGTGCCCGAAACCCGTATCTGGGAGATCAGGAGCAAGTTGAAACACGCTATGACCGAACGATTGCAGCAATTGCTCCAACAGCAGCAGATGCGTCATCATAGTGCCCCTGAACAGGTCGCGGCGCTGTTGACGGCCCTGCATCCACAGGCCATGTATATTGGCATGGCAAGACGCTTTACGCCCTATAAAAGAACGACCCTGCTTTTCCACGATCCGGAGCAATTGAAAAAGATCATCGGAAACGAACAGCAGCCTGTCATCTTCATCTTCTCCGGCAAAGCCCATCCTGCAGATATGGAGGGTGTGGGTATGTTGCAGCAGGTGATCAGTAACGCCGCAGGCGCAACTACACATACACACATTATCTTCCTGGAAGATTATGATATCGATATTGCCCGCCTCCTTGTACAGGGAGTGGATCTCTGGCTGAATTTCCCGGTAAGGGGAAAAGAAGCATCGGGCACCAGTGGTATGAAGGCCCTTGTCAACGGTGTGCTTAATTTCAGCACGCAGGACGGCTGGTGGGCGGAACAATATAACCCCGAAAGCGGATGGGCCCTGGCGACGCAATCACTTTATCCCGAAGAAGACAAACAATATGCCCTGGATGCTGCAGAAGTATACAGCATGTTGCAACATGAGATCATTCCCATGTATTTCAGAAGGAATCAACAGGATATTCCACTGGAATGGGTCGCCAGGATCAAAAGGGCCATCATATTGTCCGGACAGCCGGTATCTATGAACAGGATGATGAACGAGTACATTACCTGTTACAACAAGCTGTCCGAACGCCTCGTCTCACTCAGGGAAAACAACTATACGCTGGCCAGGGAGCTGGTAGCATGGAAAGAGAAGATCCGCAAGGGCTGGGACAGTGTGGAGATCATTGCCGTTAGTCCCGCTAAAAGCCTGCTGGCCGTAAAAACAGCAGGAGAGCACCTGGAAGCGGCTGTAACCCTCAATCCCGGTATACTGACTGCAGACGATATCGGTGTGGAGATCATTTTTACCGCCCGGCAAAGGAATGAAAACCTGATGTTCAAACATGAATTACAACTTTGCGGACAGGGACGCAATGAGGCGACCTATGCATCCAATATCCCTTTGCTGCACAGTGGAGAATATACCTATACATTCAGGGTATTTCCAAAAAATCATTTCCTGTATCACCGTACAGACATGCCGCTGGTGAAATGGACATGA
- a CDS encoding site-2 protease family protein produces the protein MKATFNLFTLKGTKIGIHWTFILLISWILIADGITGKTPAESLWKLIAVTAAFASVVLHELGHMFAARFYGIPAKEILLLPIGGMTQLKRQPETPGQEIMISLSGPLVNLTIAILLIPFLAGHAPLWRSVPFFLSIDRLNFVFFLHAVNVLLGVINLIPAFPMDGGRVLRGMMELFTTPLKATNIAVWVSRFVSLLFLVSGLLNMNLLLVVGGVVLLLQGTMEKHNAMVRDALKNVALQDVLVTDYRTISSSLTLREALPLLTDYRQPYFVITAASYPVGVLSRGTLVSSVDKKHIDQPVEELITEEHPPFDISMTALSAWENLPPETDMIVPVINNGDLVGVISRDAIIEYLALHKHSNAIQEVFS, from the coding sequence ATGAAAGCTACATTCAACCTGTTTACGCTGAAAGGCACCAAAATCGGGATACACTGGACCTTTATCCTGCTGATCAGCTGGATACTGATTGCCGACGGGATCACCGGTAAAACACCGGCTGAATCCCTGTGGAAACTGATAGCCGTTACGGCAGCTTTCGCTTCTGTTGTACTACATGAACTGGGCCATATGTTTGCAGCCCGTTTCTATGGCATACCCGCCAAAGAGATCCTGTTATTGCCCATCGGTGGTATGACGCAGCTGAAACGCCAGCCGGAAACGCCGGGGCAGGAAATAATGATCAGCCTGAGCGGTCCGCTGGTGAACCTGACGATAGCCATACTGCTGATACCCTTTCTGGCCGGTCATGCGCCTTTGTGGAGATCCGTGCCTTTCTTCCTAAGTATAGACCGGCTGAATTTTGTCTTCTTTTTACATGCGGTGAATGTTCTGCTGGGAGTGATCAATCTTATTCCTGCCTTTCCTATGGACGGCGGCAGGGTGCTGCGGGGCATGATGGAACTGTTCACCACACCCCTGAAAGCTACTAATATCGCGGTATGGGTGAGCCGTTTTGTGTCATTGTTGTTTCTGGTGTCCGGCCTGTTGAATATGAACCTGCTGCTAGTTGTTGGCGGGGTGGTATTACTGCTGCAGGGAACCATGGAGAAGCACAATGCCATGGTACGGGATGCCCTGAAAAATGTAGCGCTACAGGATGTCCTGGTGACAGACTATCGTACCATATCATCTTCTTTGACATTAAGAGAGGCCTTGCCGCTGCTGACAGACTACCGTCAGCCTTATTTTGTGATCACTGCCGCCAGCTACCCGGTAGGTGTTCTCAGCAGGGGAACGCTTGTCAGCAGCGTTGACAAGAAGCATATCGACCAGCCGGTAGAAGAACTGATCACCGAAGAGCATCCTCCTTTTGATATCAGTATGACAGCGCTTAGCGCCTGGGAAAACCTGCCTCCCGAAACAGACATGATCGTCCCTGTGATAAACAATGGAGACCTGGTGGGCGTTATCAGCCGCGATGCGATTATCGAATACCTGGCACTGCATAAGCATAGCAACGCGATCCAGGAAGTGTTCAGTTAA
- a CDS encoding amylo-alpha-1,6-glucosidase yields the protein MLYNCFHSPLMQDLNFSASREYLLAGPSGTWSASTISGCHTRKYHGLLVAPQSFPGDDNYVILSSLDETFICDDQSFPLSIHRYTGSATPTAQQYIHAFSANPLPRWWYQLDEDLLLKEIVLDAHGSVMVRYTLLNGKKPVTLQLRPLVAFRNMHALTRANTAANTVIRTVKQGISINLYPGYNDLFLQLKNGSFQADGCWYYNFEYSWEKERGYDYQEDLYSPGYFKVPLAPGESVIFCAGLSAANVSSLEERFTKCSEGRKPETLKDHLLLAAEQFLAPDRIKAGFYWFGSWGRDTCISLPGLTLLTGKINLFKSIVRQHLKQVKNGLLPNTGAGNYAQYNTVDASLWLIWALQQYVERTHSWKEIWHEYGKTLKSILTAYRDGTLFNIHMEEDGLIAAGGPGLALTWMDAIAPEGPVTPRTGKAVEVNALWYNAICFCLNTAIEANDQAFIESWEAYPEKIARSFTACFWSNEKKYLADSVNGDNADWSVRPNQLFAVSMPSSPLLPAQQRAVMEKVKEELLTPRGLRTLSPADPQYRPEYSGDQPTRDRAYHQGTVWPWLLGHFTEALLKAEGPVALPFLEKIYDGFKYVLDEYCLNNIPELFDGDFPHSARGAVAQAWSVAELIRMEHIISGFKALQLSSNTINTLNQQI from the coding sequence ATGCTCTATAACTGTTTCCATAGCCCGCTGATGCAGGACCTGAACTTCTCGGCGTCCAGGGAGTACCTGCTGGCCGGACCTTCAGGCACCTGGAGCGCCAGTACAATATCCGGCTGTCATACCCGCAAGTACCACGGCCTGCTGGTGGCGCCTCAGTCATTTCCGGGCGACGATAATTATGTGATCCTTTCCTCACTGGATGAGACCTTTATCTGCGACGACCAGTCATTCCCGCTTTCTATTCACCGTTACACCGGTTCTGCTACCCCCACGGCGCAGCAATATATCCATGCGTTTTCGGCCAATCCGCTGCCCCGCTGGTGGTATCAGCTGGATGAAGACCTGTTGCTGAAAGAAATTGTGCTGGACGCGCATGGCAGCGTCATGGTAAGATATACCCTGCTGAACGGCAAAAAGCCGGTTACACTACAGCTACGGCCACTGGTGGCCTTCCGCAATATGCACGCGCTCACAAGGGCCAATACGGCTGCAAACACGGTTATCCGTACCGTTAAACAGGGTATCAGTATCAATCTTTACCCCGGTTACAATGACCTTTTCCTGCAGCTCAAAAACGGCTCCTTCCAGGCCGATGGCTGCTGGTATTACAATTTTGAATACAGCTGGGAAAAAGAACGGGGCTACGACTACCAGGAAGACCTGTATTCACCCGGTTATTTTAAGGTGCCACTGGCGCCGGGAGAATCCGTCATTTTCTGCGCAGGACTGTCTGCTGCCAACGTCAGCTCACTGGAAGAGCGGTTCACCAAATGCTCGGAAGGCCGGAAACCGGAAACACTGAAAGATCATCTGCTGCTGGCAGCAGAACAATTCCTGGCGCCCGACCGCATCAAAGCCGGTTTTTACTGGTTTGGCAGCTGGGGACGCGATACCTGCATCTCTTTGCCCGGACTCACATTACTGACCGGAAAGATCAACCTCTTTAAGAGTATTGTACGGCAGCACCTGAAACAGGTGAAGAACGGCCTGCTCCCCAACACAGGCGCCGGTAACTATGCACAATATAATACCGTGGATGCCTCTTTATGGCTGATATGGGCCTTACAACAATATGTAGAGAGAACACATTCATGGAAAGAGATCTGGCATGAATACGGCAAAACCCTGAAAAGCATACTGACAGCTTACCGGGATGGTACCCTGTTCAATATACACATGGAAGAAGACGGACTGATAGCAGCAGGAGGCCCCGGCCTGGCTTTAACCTGGATGGATGCAATAGCGCCTGAAGGCCCTGTTACGCCCCGTACCGGGAAAGCGGTTGAGGTGAACGCCCTCTGGTACAACGCCATCTGCTTCTGTCTTAATACCGCCATCGAGGCCAATGACCAGGCTTTCATTGAAAGCTGGGAAGCATACCCCGAAAAAATTGCCAGGTCTTTTACCGCCTGTTTCTGGAGCAATGAGAAGAAATACCTGGCCGACAGTGTAAATGGCGACAACGCTGACTGGTCTGTCAGGCCTAACCAGTTATTTGCCGTATCAATGCCTTCTTCTCCATTATTGCCCGCACAGCAAAGAGCGGTGATGGAAAAAGTAAAGGAAGAATTGCTTACGCCGAGGGGATTGAGAACACTCTCTCCTGCCGACCCGCAGTACCGGCCGGAATACAGTGGCGATCAACCGACCCGGGACAGGGCCTATCACCAGGGTACCGTATGGCCCTGGCTGCTGGGACATTTTACAGAGGCACTGCTGAAAGCCGAAGGCCCGGTAGCACTGCCCTTCCTGGAAAAGATCTACGACGGCTTTAAATATGTGCTCGACGAATACTGTCTCAATAACATCCCGGAACTGTTTGACGGCGATTTCCCCCACAGTGCGCGGGGCGCCGTGGCCCAGGCATGGAGCGTAGCTGAACTGATCAGGATGGAACATATTATATCAGGATTCAAGGCACTGCAACTGTCATCCAACACCATCAACACCCTAAATCAACAAATATGA
- a CDS encoding L,D-transpeptidase family protein has protein sequence MVKNRMLKRACLLLIILMQYFRVAAGQQMYWLPADRAGDRQTLFNYFEQSPLLGLDPHDYAYTLVQQLKAGSAPADSAAADKQLSEAAIAFFTDVAYGTKVTRVGYDGLKYTPDCRDIPQLLHQALADNTFGQLLNKLEPTCPEYRSIKSMIAVYTRRLQESSYHPVKISSDLVDSSNHPLIEKLYQLGCLDTISYSIQEDTLRTRVRAAQRLFEFMEDGALRRGVLEELNISLEKRLSELKHALNTYRWLNCVRQYQSVIVVNIPAAGLYLYQGDSLLLYSRTIVGKEATPTSPLTSSIDEIIMYPYWTVPYNIATRELLPGIKGNPVAYLDAGNYQVLDKSGKILDPSTINWSSLSRTNFPYTIRQMNGCDNSLGIIKLNFFNPYSTYLHDTPGKSYFMFNKRYFSHGCIRVEDAIPLAKLLLPEEAQRIDSLEKAAAAPQKGPVSIQVKQKTPLFILYEVAWPDQQGSIRFYDDVYNKFR, from the coding sequence ATGGTAAAAAACCGTATGCTGAAAAGAGCCTGCCTGTTATTGATCATATTAATGCAGTATTTCCGTGTTGCAGCCGGGCAGCAAATGTACTGGCTACCCGCAGATCGTGCCGGAGACAGACAGACACTTTTTAACTATTTTGAACAGTCTCCATTACTCGGGCTGGATCCACATGATTATGCCTACACGCTGGTACAACAGTTGAAAGCGGGTAGCGCGCCTGCAGATTCCGCAGCAGCAGACAAACAGCTCTCCGAAGCCGCCATCGCATTCTTTACCGATGTGGCATATGGTACGAAGGTAACCAGGGTTGGATACGACGGATTGAAATATACGCCCGACTGCAGGGATATACCCCAGCTGCTGCACCAGGCGCTTGCAGACAATACATTCGGGCAACTGCTCAATAAACTGGAACCGACCTGTCCGGAATACCGTTCCATCAAAAGTATGATCGCTGTATACACCCGGCGGCTGCAGGAAAGCAGTTACCATCCGGTAAAGATCAGTTCCGACCTGGTAGACAGCAGCAATCATCCCCTGATAGAAAAGCTCTACCAGCTGGGCTGCCTGGATACCATCAGCTACAGCATACAGGAAGATACTTTAAGGACAAGGGTCCGCGCAGCACAACGCCTGTTCGAGTTCATGGAAGATGGCGCCCTGAGACGCGGTGTACTGGAAGAGCTGAATATATCACTGGAAAAAAGATTATCCGAGTTAAAACATGCCTTGAATACATACCGCTGGCTGAACTGCGTACGTCAATACCAGTCAGTCATTGTCGTGAATATCCCCGCTGCGGGACTGTATCTTTACCAGGGCGACAGCCTGCTGCTCTATTCCCGTACCATCGTGGGAAAAGAAGCTACGCCAACTTCTCCCCTTACAAGCAGTATAGACGAGATCATCATGTATCCTTACTGGACGGTGCCTTACAACATTGCCACGAGGGAACTGCTGCCAGGCATCAAAGGTAATCCGGTAGCTTACCTGGATGCAGGCAATTACCAGGTATTGGACAAATCAGGCAAAATACTGGATCCTTCCACCATCAACTGGTCATCTCTCAGCAGGACCAATTTTCCTTATACCATCCGGCAGATGAACGGCTGCGACAATTCACTGGGCATCATCAAGCTGAATTTCTTCAATCCTTACAGTACCTACCTGCACGATACACCGGGTAAAAGCTATTTTATGTTCAACAAACGGTATTTCAGTCATGGATGTATCAGGGTGGAAGATGCCATCCCGCTGGCAAAGCTGCTGTTGCCGGAGGAAGCGCAACGTATAGACAGCCTTGAAAAAGCGGCTGCCGCACCGCAGAAAGGCCCTGTCAGCATCCAGGTAAAGCAGAAAACGCCCCTGTTCATACTGTATGAAGTAGCCTGGCCCGATCAACAGGGCAGCATCCGGTTCTATGACGACGTTTATAATAAGTTCAGATAA